Proteins encoded together in one candidate division KSB1 bacterium window:
- a CDS encoding HslU--HslV peptidase proteolytic subunit codes for RRLEAQLVVIDKESMFLISGTGDIIEPDDNILAIGSGGSYALSAASALVKHADLDAKNIVEESLKIAARICIYTNSDLTVAEL; via the coding sequence ACGCAGGCTTGAAGCCCAACTCGTGGTTATCGATAAGGAAAGCATGTTCCTGATTTCCGGAACCGGTGACATTATCGAGCCTGATGATAATATTCTCGCGATTGGCTCCGGAGGCAGTTATGCGCTCTCTGCGGCCAGCGCCTTAGTAAAACATGCCGATTTAGATGCAAAAAATATAGTTGAGGAGTCGTTGAAAATTGCAGCCAGAATCTGTATTTACACCAATTCAGATCTTACTGTTGCCGAATTATGA